A genome region from Deinococcus yavapaiensis KR-236 includes the following:
- a CDS encoding IS5 family transposase, which produces MSTSYPSDLTDAEWALLEPQLPGPFDTGRPRVLNRRNLEGAMLYVLKTGCAWRFLPADFPKWTTAYALYRRWQLNGTWETLHTHFRELLHVRLGRNAQPTAGIIDSQSAKTTEAGGARGFDGAKKVNGRNGRKRHILVDTLGLILRVAVHPADVQDRDGGKLVLEGLHDEYPNLRHVWADQGYTGNFLRWAKSEQ; this is translated from the coding sequence ATGTCGACCTCCTATCCAAGCGACCTCACCGACGCTGAATGGGCTTTGCTCGAACCGCAACTCCCCGGTCCCTTTGACACAGGCCGACCACGTGTCCTCAATCGCCGCAACCTCGAGGGCGCCATGCTCTACGTCCTCAAGACCGGCTGCGCGTGGCGCTTCCTGCCCGCTGACTTTCCTAAGTGGACCACCGCATACGCCCTGTACCGTCGTTGGCAGCTGAACGGCACGTGGGAGACCTTGCACACGCACTTCCGCGAGTTGCTCCACGTGCGACTCGGCCGCAACGCTCAACCCACCGCGGGCATCATCGACTCGCAAAGCGCCAAGACCACCGAAGCGGGCGGTGCGCGAGGTTTCGACGGTGCCAAGAAGGTCAACGGCCGCAACGGCCGCAAGCGGCACATCCTCGTCGACACGCTCGGCCTGATCCTTCGTGTCGCGGTGCATCCGGCCGACGTGCAGGACCGAGACGGCGGCAAGCTGGTGTTGGAAGGCTTGCACGACGAGTACCCGAACCTGCGACACGTCTGGGCGGACCAGGGGTACACGGGGAACTTCTTGCGCTGGGCGAAAAGCGAGCAG
- a CDS encoding GNAT family N-acetyltransferase, which yields MTTQPTSYTIRDAHPGDLAAYVTILNTDETYLYTPQAFVEAERFPRQIASSFQRLVLEDAEGRVQGTAVLFTNAMRPGVFMMRPVVAPDARRRGYGEALFKHAYETALAQSGRTLEVSVRDVNPEGRAWAQRRGFTLHFHRFESTLDLTTFDEAAHADVTQRVADAGITFEDMRTLGSDEANWSRLYDFNADRTQETPDYRGMLRLPVEQSRGMLREAPEVRPEWIVLATRGEEWLGFSVMASLPHGAYNAMAGVAPEDRAMGLARALKVDVIRRVRAAGFSRMITNNLSINAPMLAVNRRLGFEAQPGTWVMQRTLA from the coding sequence ATGACGACGCAGCCCACGTCGTACACCATTCGTGACGCGCACCCCGGCGATCTCGCCGCGTACGTCACCATCCTCAACACCGACGAGACCTACCTGTACACGCCGCAAGCGTTCGTCGAGGCTGAACGCTTTCCTCGGCAGATCGCCAGCTCCTTTCAGCGCCTCGTCCTCGAAGACGCCGAGGGACGCGTGCAAGGCACCGCCGTGCTCTTCACCAACGCCATGCGGCCGGGCGTGTTCATGATGCGCCCGGTCGTCGCGCCTGACGCGCGACGACGCGGGTACGGCGAGGCGTTGTTCAAGCACGCGTATGAGACGGCGCTCGCGCAAAGTGGGCGCACATTGGAAGTCAGCGTGCGCGACGTCAACCCTGAAGGACGGGCCTGGGCGCAGCGGCGAGGCTTCACGCTGCACTTCCACCGCTTCGAGTCCACCCTCGACCTCACCACCTTCGATGAAGCCGCACACGCCGATGTGACACAGCGCGTCGCCGACGCCGGAATTACTTTCGAGGACATGCGGACGCTGGGGAGCGACGAGGCGAATTGGTCGCGGTTGTACGACTTCAACGCCGACCGCACCCAGGAGACGCCGGACTATCGAGGGATGCTGCGCCTGCCGGTGGAGCAGTCACGGGGCATGCTGCGCGAAGCACCGGAGGTTCGACCCGAGTGGATCGTGCTGGCGACGCGCGGCGAGGAATGGTTGGGATTCAGCGTGATGGCGTCGCTTCCGCACGGGGCGTACAACGCCATGGCGGGGGTGGCACCCGAAGATCGGGCGATGGGCTTGGCGCGGGCGTTGAAGGTGGACGTGATTCGTCGGGTGCGTGCGGCGGGGTTTTCGAGGATGATCACGAATAACCTGAGCATCAACGCGCCGATGCTGGCGGTGAATCGCCGTTTGGGGTTCGAGGCGCAGCCGGGCACGTGGGTGATGCAGCGGACGCTGGCGTAG
- a CDS encoding MBL fold metallo-hydrolase codes for MTSAYPIELDGTDEVGASAYLYLLPEGNLLVDAGLRPGVVGDMVLSKLEVLEGHLPTAMVLTHAHPDHFTVLLGDLQTTFDLAARHGWRATVDVEQPDDDVSLLPRACWNQPTPSETGSRP; via the coding sequence GTGACGTCCGCGTACCCCATCGAGTTGGACGGCACCGATGAAGTCGGCGCGTCCGCCTACCTGTACCTGCTGCCGGAAGGCAACCTCCTTGTCGACGCGGGCCTACGGCCGGGCGTGGTGGGGGATATGGTCTTGTCGAAGCTTGAGGTGCTCGAGGGGCACCTACCAACGGCCATGGTGCTGACGCACGCGCACCCTGATCACTTCACAGTGTTACTGGGCGACCTGCAGACAACCTTCGATCTGGCCGCCCGGCACGGCTGGCGGGCGACCGTTGACGTCGAACAGCCAGACGATGACGTCTCCCTACTTCCTCGTGCGTGTTGGAATCAACCGACGCCGAGCGAAACCGGAAGCCGCCCGTGA
- a CDS encoding M23 family metallopeptidase, translating into MGIIWRIGSSDCRRRWVYVLGAGGWRYYYAHLNDVATTLREGQRVTTSTVLGTVGDSGAAETTPPHLHFAVFERYDANGPYRFPALNPLPWLRDRT; encoded by the coding sequence TTGGGAATCATCTGGCGGATCGGCAGCAGTGACTGCCGCCGCCGCTGGGTGTACGTTCTCGGCGCGGGCGGGTGGCGCTACTACTACGCGCACCTGAACGACGTGGCGACCACCCTGCGCGAAGGGCAGCGGGTGACGACCTCGACGGTGCTGGGCACGGTGGGTGACTCGGGCGCCGCGGAGACGACGCCACCTCACCTGCATTTCGCCGTGTTCGAACGGTACGACGCGAACGGCCCGTACCGCTTCCCAGCGCTCAATCCGCTGCCTTGGCTGCGCGACCGAACGTAG
- a CDS encoding DUF3883 domain-containing protein codes for MTIDTASEVLSYGYDLLGGLRKDLKTLQGFRTVVQELLQNAEDARDLEGRAATRFWLDFRDDALWVGNDGQFTDENFAAISSIGAGSKRYDEDTIGSFGVGFVSVYQITDQPEVYSRNERRTLSPLDGKTYRTTNVSHPWPSTFRLPWADTPSDVRTALEALPVAREALPNFIQEARVAFMECGVFLRRLNTLTLLRDGQPTFTVQIERPDSRTIRLAGSDGSITTFRRLDVTLTHDLKVEAWRRKRKPDLTLAYPLHATPDFQGRLYAYLPTREATHLPLHVNADFYPNTDRKSLLWDEADKRAWNDRLLQHAASAMPAVLEDLKAHGGAEATYEFTAGVERGAQQLRGTSSPLATFADRAWSACYQAYRDLALFEGRNGAWVSHASFLTVKHPHDATLTDVIARHVGWVLPPERHARYAKVFSKLQADELNAAVFFEALKILFSARPTWLAAESQPALEILSVFLAYLDTLRKHERAEVDAAVAVVDALHLALNVNQDPRPIRDVRTCPPEFLDTVRPWLMDSSRAADTWLQALPSWLRERVPDFRPDDLCEALSKETPASITTRVQSGWHVGGAYRFLERTSTLGGRVLRTLPIYRTQRGAFAHGTNIVLPMGVDDPFGVREVLDVKSLRSFPVLLERLNFDPLDAPTYYGKLLPEFFDAHAALRRPIVEHLAKHYQAVNLTAWKGRACVECRDGQWRQPDACYFPNDLMDQLFGGDYPAYDQDRYSASGARGLMMELGVRTTAGESDIVAQMKLRVQERLTDAAIALRAKILEYTLEHSSTTLAQFLSVVAWLPNEQRTAWRQPGQLYTLDRKDLIGTPVGVEYCALPLPKKRRGENLKALRFMVPTLAQFAAHVKKLNDAGHGPSNGALNWLDAQAERLQDADVAVLQSLRLFSYCDSSNDTRYDVPHAFFLKDPGLGRWRHTLNIKGGAFKQLVKRLGVREVPDMATYRDVLLKIASKYSESQIPEAEDFKVAERCFHELARAYGALKADEQEHLMAALRGQRLVPVTGPGAGLGALAYPHNALHRDMPRSWHEQFDFPLTHAVYLREGHANRAFLGALGVAALSESHVVQYRPRTGTIEHSMPSLDGRLNRYALVLLRLLFKEFGQATFEEKRALLQSLRFVQTGTINATVIAKGPGFSISSSCVLEAAFDASTRRLLVADARPELGSEALAEAFTLPTGAAQTTLFIIWSSASPEEANQRLNVGKFPDLPEEFKPQHVPGAVSTNQAAPAADRADPSLTRSSTSDKATSTPANASASGNKTPSEGTNRAAPPSSSAATTPSAGQFSLGPIGEQSNSASNAAKGTSSQPAFSQPSGPSPFAGPPPSTRRDGHQPSSGSPKTPAGSSSPGTRLPQRQFKNYVYVYQGSREDVATEAHAQKVDRRGMQYAMEYERQHARTPEDCSGDTGAGYDIFSQAEDGTVRHIELKTTSGPWGERGVTLSRNQLAAARKYGERYWLYVIENLDGDPVLHAIQHPEGQATYYVFNDGWRGNASEEHEFLL; via the coding sequence ATGACCATCGACACGGCCAGCGAGGTGCTCTCGTACGGCTACGACCTTCTTGGCGGCCTTCGCAAGGACCTCAAGACTTTGCAAGGCTTCCGAACCGTCGTGCAGGAACTCTTGCAAAACGCCGAAGATGCCCGCGACCTCGAAGGCCGAGCGGCCACGCGCTTCTGGCTCGACTTTCGTGACGACGCCCTTTGGGTCGGTAACGACGGCCAGTTCACCGACGAGAATTTTGCGGCCATCTCCAGCATCGGCGCAGGCTCCAAGCGCTACGACGAGGACACCATCGGCTCGTTCGGCGTCGGCTTCGTCAGCGTTTACCAAATCACCGACCAGCCGGAGGTGTACTCGAGAAACGAGCGCCGCACCTTGTCGCCGCTCGACGGCAAAACATACCGAACCACGAACGTCTCTCACCCTTGGCCCTCGACGTTCCGCCTGCCTTGGGCCGACACGCCCTCGGACGTGCGTACAGCCCTCGAAGCGCTACCTGTCGCGCGCGAAGCGCTGCCCAACTTCATTCAGGAGGCTCGCGTCGCCTTTATGGAGTGCGGCGTGTTCCTCCGCCGCCTCAACACCCTCACGCTTTTGCGAGACGGGCAACCGACGTTCACGGTGCAGATCGAGCGGCCCGACAGCCGAACCATTCGCCTCGCGGGCAGCGACGGGAGCATTACGACCTTCCGGCGACTCGACGTCACCCTCACACATGATTTGAAAGTCGAAGCGTGGCGGCGAAAGCGCAAGCCCGATTTGACCCTGGCCTACCCGCTGCACGCCACGCCCGACTTTCAAGGGCGCTTGTACGCCTACCTTCCCACGCGCGAAGCGACCCACCTGCCGCTGCACGTCAACGCCGACTTCTATCCGAACACGGACCGCAAGAGCTTGCTGTGGGATGAGGCAGACAAGCGCGCATGGAACGACCGCCTGCTTCAACACGCCGCTTCCGCCATGCCCGCCGTGCTGGAGGACTTGAAGGCCCATGGCGGTGCCGAGGCAACATACGAGTTCACGGCTGGAGTGGAGCGAGGCGCGCAGCAACTGCGCGGCACGTCGTCACCCCTCGCCACCTTCGCGGATCGCGCTTGGAGTGCCTGCTACCAAGCGTATCGGGACCTGGCGTTGTTCGAAGGTCGGAACGGCGCGTGGGTGTCCCACGCGTCCTTCTTGACCGTAAAGCACCCGCACGACGCCACCCTCACCGACGTGATCGCGCGGCACGTCGGGTGGGTCTTGCCACCCGAACGGCACGCACGGTACGCGAAGGTATTCAGCAAGCTGCAAGCAGACGAGTTGAATGCGGCCGTGTTCTTCGAAGCCCTCAAGATTTTGTTCAGCGCCCGCCCAACGTGGCTCGCCGCCGAATCCCAACCCGCCCTTGAAATTCTATCGGTGTTCCTCGCGTACCTCGACACGCTCAGAAAACACGAGCGGGCGGAAGTCGACGCTGCTGTTGCTGTGGTCGACGCGCTGCACCTCGCCCTCAACGTGAATCAGGACCCTCGACCGATTCGAGACGTTCGCACGTGCCCGCCGGAATTCCTCGACACCGTGCGGCCGTGGTTGATGGACTCGAGTCGAGCGGCCGATACGTGGCTGCAAGCGCTGCCGTCGTGGCTGCGCGAACGCGTGCCCGACTTTCGCCCCGACGATTTGTGCGAGGCGCTTTCGAAGGAAACGCCTGCGTCCATTACAACGCGTGTTCAAAGCGGTTGGCACGTGGGCGGTGCGTACCGCTTCCTGGAACGTACTTCGACCTTGGGCGGTCGCGTGTTGCGCACACTACCGATCTACCGCACTCAACGTGGCGCCTTCGCCCATGGAACGAACATCGTGCTGCCCATGGGCGTCGACGACCCGTTCGGGGTGCGCGAAGTGCTCGACGTCAAGTCTCTCAGGAGTTTTCCCGTCCTCCTCGAGCGTTTGAACTTCGACCCGCTCGACGCTCCCACGTATTACGGCAAGTTGCTCCCGGAATTCTTCGACGCCCACGCCGCGTTGCGCCGCCCAATCGTCGAGCATCTCGCCAAGCACTACCAAGCGGTCAACCTCACCGCGTGGAAGGGGCGCGCATGCGTGGAGTGCCGCGATGGACAGTGGCGTCAGCCCGACGCTTGTTACTTCCCGAACGACTTGATGGACCAGTTGTTCGGCGGCGACTACCCGGCGTACGACCAAGACCGGTACAGCGCGTCGGGTGCTCGTGGCTTGATGATGGAACTCGGCGTGCGAACCACGGCTGGCGAGTCGGACATCGTCGCGCAAATGAAACTCAGGGTGCAGGAACGCCTCACGGATGCGGCAATCGCGTTGCGGGCCAAAATCCTCGAGTACACCTTGGAGCACTCGTCGACGACGCTCGCGCAGTTTCTTTCCGTCGTCGCGTGGCTTCCCAACGAGCAGCGAACTGCTTGGAGGCAGCCGGGGCAGTTGTACACGCTCGACCGCAAAGACTTGATCGGCACGCCGGTCGGCGTCGAGTACTGCGCCTTGCCGCTCCCGAAGAAGCGGCGCGGCGAAAACCTCAAGGCGTTGCGGTTCATGGTCCCGACCTTGGCGCAGTTCGCAGCACACGTCAAAAAGCTGAACGACGCAGGGCACGGTCCCTCGAATGGAGCACTGAATTGGCTCGACGCACAAGCCGAGCGCCTACAAGACGCGGACGTGGCCGTTTTGCAGTCCTTGAGGTTGTTCTCGTACTGCGACAGCTCGAATGACACGCGTTACGACGTGCCGCACGCGTTCTTCCTCAAAGATCCAGGCTTGGGGCGTTGGCGCCACACCCTTAACATCAAAGGCGGCGCGTTCAAACAACTCGTCAAACGTCTCGGCGTGCGCGAAGTTCCCGACATGGCCACGTACCGAGACGTCCTCTTGAAAATCGCCAGCAAGTACTCGGAAAGCCAGATTCCCGAAGCGGAGGACTTCAAAGTTGCGGAACGCTGCTTTCACGAACTTGCCCGTGCGTACGGCGCGTTGAAGGCCGACGAGCAAGAGCACTTGATGGCGGCCTTGCGCGGACAACGGCTCGTTCCCGTGACGGGTCCTGGCGCAGGACTCGGTGCACTCGCCTACCCACACAACGCCCTACACCGCGACATGCCGCGCTCGTGGCATGAGCAATTCGATTTTCCACTCACGCACGCGGTGTACCTGAGGGAAGGTCACGCGAACCGCGCGTTTCTCGGGGCCCTTGGGGTGGCTGCCCTCAGCGAAAGTCATGTCGTCCAGTACCGCCCGCGCACCGGAACAATCGAGCATTCGATGCCGAGCCTCGACGGCCGCCTGAATCGGTACGCCCTCGTGCTGTTGCGGCTGTTGTTCAAGGAGTTTGGGCAAGCGACTTTCGAAGAGAAACGAGCACTCCTTCAAAGCTTGCGGTTCGTTCAGACAGGAACGATCAACGCGACGGTCATCGCGAAAGGTCCAGGCTTCAGCATCTCGTCGTCGTGCGTCCTCGAGGCGGCATTCGATGCCTCGACCAGACGGTTGCTCGTCGCAGACGCGCGCCCGGAACTCGGCAGTGAAGCGCTCGCCGAAGCTTTCACATTACCGACCGGCGCCGCTCAGACGACGTTGTTCATCATTTGGTCGAGCGCCTCACCCGAAGAAGCCAATCAAAGGTTGAACGTCGGAAAATTTCCGGACCTTCCAGAGGAGTTCAAGCCACAGCACGTGCCCGGCGCCGTCTCGACGAATCAAGCTGCACCCGCTGCCGACCGAGCGGACCCTTCGCTCACGCGCTCCTCGACCAGCGACAAGGCGACGTCGACGCCAGCGAACGCCAGCGCAAGTGGCAACAAGACGCCGTCCGAAGGCACGAACCGTGCAGCACCGCCGTCATCTTCGGCGGCAACCACACCTTCGGCTGGACAATTCTCGCTTGGACCAATCGGAGAACAGAGCAACAGCGCGTCAAATGCAGCAAAAGGTACCTCTTCTCAGCCTGCCTTTTCTCAGCCGAGCGGCCCCAGCCCGTTCGCAGGTCCACCCCCCTCGACGCGGCGTGACGGGCACCAACCGTCATCGGGGTCACCCAAAACGCCCGCGGGGTCGTCTTCGCCGGGCACTCGTTTGCCTCAGCGGCAATTCAAGAACTACGTGTACGTGTATCAAGGCTCGCGTGAAGACGTCGCGACGGAAGCGCACGCACAGAAGGTCGACCGCCGCGGCATGCAATACGCGATGGAGTACGAAAGGCAGCACGCCCGTACTCCTGAAGATTGCTCGGGCGACACCGGTGCGGGCTACGACATCTTCTCTCAAGCCGAGGACGGCACCGTTCGCCACATCGAGCTCAAAACGACCAGCGGTCCGTGGGGCGAACGCGGGGTCACGTTGAGCCGCAATCAACTTGCAGCCGCACGCAAGTACGGCGAACGGTATTGGCTGTACGTGATCGAGAACTTGGACGGCGACCCGGTGTTGCACGCCATTCAACACCCAGAGGGACAGGCAACTTACTACGTGTTCAATGACGGTTGGCGAGGAAACGCTAGCGAAGAGCACGAGTTTCTGCTGTAG